The stretch of DNA CTGACCATTACTGTCATTGACCAGGTTCTGGCCGAACATCGCGCCATCGGCCTGGGCGCGGTATTTCTGCAAGGTTGCCAGCGGTTCGCGATCAGCACTGCGCTCGCCAGTCTGCGGATCGATGGTGGTCAGAATGCAGCGCGAGCAAGGCTTCACCACCCGAAACTCGACATCGCCGATACGGATCCGCTTCCAGCCATCTTCGGCGAACGCCGCGCCGCCTTCGATCACCAGATTCGGCCGAAAACGCAACATCTCCAGCGGTCGCCCGACCTTTTGCACCAGATCCTGCAACGACGCCTCGCCGATCAGCAACAGCGGGAAACCATCGGCGAACGCGACCTGATCGTCCTCATGGCCATAACCGGACTGAGTCATGCGGGCGCGGTTCAACGGTACCTGCACCAGCCGGGTAGGTTTGCCAATGAAATCGCTGAGCCAACGGGCCGCTGCGTGACCGGCATCCGGTACGCGCAAGGTGTCGCGCCAAATGGTCACGCCGCGCAGGTCGGTATCTTCCTCCGGCAACGGCACATCCAGTGCCACATGCCCGGGCGCGCTCAGGGTCAGCCCGCCCTGGGCATTCCACAGCGCCGACAGCTGACTCATTTTCGCCTCGGCCCGCTGCGTCAGAAAGCGCCCGCTGGCCTCGTCCACCAGCATCCAGCGTCGATCCCCTTCAAGGCCCAGCTTGTCCAGGCCAATCGATTGCAGAATCTCCGGCTTGCCGGATTTCAACGGGTAACGATAAAGCGCGCTCAGACGCAGCATGGCCAGCTCCCTGGTGGCTAAAA from Pseudomonas sp. P8_229 encodes:
- a CDS encoding MOSC domain-containing protein, which produces MLRLSALYRYPLKSGKPEILQSIGLDKLGLEGDRRWMLVDEASGRFLTQRAEAKMSQLSALWNAQGGLTLSAPGHVALDVPLPEEDTDLRGVTIWRDTLRVPDAGHAAARWLSDFIGKPTRLVQVPLNRARMTQSGYGHEDDQVAFADGFPLLLIGEASLQDLVQKVGRPLEMLRFRPNLVIEGGAAFAEDGWKRIRIGDVEFRVVKPCSRCILTTIDPQTGERSADREPLATLQKYRAQADGAMFGQNLVNDSNGQLEVGMPVEILE